A section of the Polynucleobacter sp. AP-Sving-400A-A2 genome encodes:
- the carA gene encoding glutamine-hydrolyzing carbamoyl-phosphate synthase small subunit yields MLPSFPPAVLALADGTIFPGLSIGAPGETTGEVVFNTALTGYQEIITDPSYSRQIVTLTYPHIGNVGVNGQDAESDQIHAAGLVVKDLSKRVSNFRSEESLDSYLTKAGVVGISSIDTRKLTRILRDKGAQSGAIVAGKLGDNVETLGKKALELAKAFPGMAGLDLAKVVTTKTPYQWREAEWDLHGPDDKPAYRSLDISKPIKKVVAYDFGVKRNILRMLTERGCELTIVPAQTSAAEVLAMNPDGVFFSNGPGDPGPCDYAIAAAKEIIEKGIPTFGICLGHQIMGLAAGAKTLKMKFGHHGANHPVKDLDTGRVAITSQNHGFAVDAKTLPDNIRVTHVSLFDGSLQGLAWKDKPALCFQGHPEASPGPHDIAYLFDRFVELMNAAAVGNKGGK; encoded by the coding sequence TTGCTTCCTTCTTTTCCTCCTGCCGTGTTGGCCTTAGCCGACGGCACTATATTTCCTGGTCTTAGTATCGGCGCCCCTGGCGAAACTACCGGCGAAGTTGTTTTTAATACTGCACTGACTGGTTATCAAGAGATCATCACTGATCCGAGTTACTCACGCCAAATTGTTACCTTGACTTACCCACACATCGGAAACGTTGGGGTAAACGGTCAAGACGCTGAGTCTGACCAGATTCATGCGGCTGGCTTGGTTGTGAAAGACCTATCTAAGCGTGTCTCGAATTTCCGTTCTGAAGAAAGTCTAGATAGCTACCTCACAAAAGCAGGGGTAGTAGGCATCTCTAGTATCGATACCCGCAAGCTCACTCGCATCCTGCGCGATAAAGGCGCTCAGTCCGGTGCGATTGTGGCTGGCAAGCTGGGTGATAACGTAGAGACCCTTGGCAAGAAAGCCTTGGAGCTCGCAAAAGCCTTCCCAGGTATGGCTGGTTTAGATCTAGCTAAAGTGGTAACAACAAAAACCCCATACCAATGGCGTGAGGCTGAATGGGACCTGCATGGCCCTGATGACAAACCTGCATATCGATCTTTAGATATCAGTAAGCCAATCAAAAAAGTCGTTGCCTATGACTTTGGTGTGAAGCGTAATATTTTGCGCATGCTCACTGAGCGTGGTTGTGAGTTAACGATTGTTCCTGCACAAACTAGCGCTGCCGAAGTGTTGGCAATGAACCCAGATGGTGTGTTCTTCTCAAATGGCCCAGGCGATCCTGGTCCATGTGATTACGCAATTGCTGCCGCTAAAGAAATTATCGAAAAGGGCATTCCGACTTTCGGTATTTGCTTGGGTCATCAAATTATGGGCTTAGCTGCTGGCGCTAAAACCTTGAAGATGAAGTTTGGCCACCATGGTGCGAATCACCCGGTAAAAGATTTGGATACGGGGCGCGTAGCGATTACTTCTCAGAATCACGGCTTTGCTGTAGATGCAAAAACTTTGCCTGACAACATTCGCGTTACGCACGTGTCTTTATTTGATGGATCACTACAAGGCCTGGCTTGGAAAGATAAGCCTGCTTTGTGTTTCCAAGGGCATCCTGAGGCCTCACCGGGCCCTCACGATATCGCCTATTTATTTGATCGTTTTGTGGAGCTCATGAATGCTGCCGCTGTTGGTAATAAGGGGGGCAAATAA